A DNA window from Ornithinimicrobium humiphilum contains the following coding sequences:
- a CDS encoding DUF808 domain-containing protein — MAAGLAALLDDIAAIARMAAASVDDVAAAAGRASVKAAGVVIDDTAVTPRYVTGFDPKRELPIIRKIAVGSLRNKLLFILPAILLLSEFLPWIITPILMLGGAYLSYEGAHKVLEWVGLGGHEKHDTPAAEMGPEHEAKMVSGAIRTDFILSAEIMVISLREVTDETFWARAAILVLVAIGITVLVYGVVGLIVKMDDVGLHLAGKPSPTAQKVGRWMVKGMKHVLWVLSTVGVVAMLWVGGHILLVGIDELGFHPIYDFVHHAEEVVAGWLPAIAGAASWLTNTLFSALLGLVIGLLIVGVLNLVPRRKDEDEHAEAAAH, encoded by the coding sequence GCCGCTGGCCTGGCCGCCCTGCTCGACGACATCGCCGCCATCGCGCGGATGGCCGCGGCGTCGGTGGACGACGTCGCGGCCGCCGCCGGCCGTGCCAGCGTCAAGGCCGCGGGCGTCGTCATCGACGACACCGCTGTCACCCCGCGCTACGTCACCGGCTTCGACCCCAAGCGCGAGCTGCCGATCATCCGCAAGATCGCGGTCGGCTCGCTGCGCAACAAGCTCCTCTTCATCCTCCCGGCGATCCTGCTGCTCAGCGAGTTCCTGCCGTGGATCATCACGCCGATCCTCATGCTCGGCGGCGCCTACCTGTCCTACGAGGGCGCCCACAAGGTGCTCGAGTGGGTCGGGCTCGGCGGGCACGAGAAGCACGACACCCCCGCGGCCGAGATGGGCCCCGAGCACGAGGCCAAGATGGTCTCCGGCGCCATCCGCACCGACTTCATCCTCTCGGCCGAGATCATGGTCATCTCGCTGCGCGAGGTGACCGACGAGACCTTCTGGGCACGGGCGGCCATCCTCGTCCTCGTGGCCATCGGCATCACGGTGCTCGTCTACGGCGTGGTCGGGCTCATCGTCAAGATGGACGACGTGGGCCTGCACCTGGCGGGCAAGCCCTCGCCCACGGCCCAGAAGGTCGGCCGCTGGATGGTCAAGGGCATGAAGCACGTGCTGTGGGTGCTCTCCACCGTCGGCGTCGTCGCGATGCTGTGGGTCGGCGGCCACATCCTGCTCGTCGGGATCGACGAGCTCGGCTTCCACCCGATCTACGACTTCGTGCACCACGCTGAGGAGGTCGTCGCCGGGTGGCTGCCCGCGATCGCCGGCGCGGCCAGCTGGCTGACCAACACCCTGTTCTCGGCGCTGCTGGGCCTGGTGATCGGTCTGCTGATCGTCGGCGTCCTCAATCTCGTGCCCCGCCGCAAGGACGAGGACGAGCACGCCGAGGCCGCCGCGCACTGA
- a CDS encoding M14 family zinc carboxypeptidase, whose protein sequence is MPLRPSAGAVPGRGLLAVVAAAGLALGATVLVGAPSPAPATAGPQVAAPPSEQALPEPPVDASDAALRPGLTAYHDVARRLNAVAARSDRVTTEVVGRSGEGRDLVLVTLTAPETPEQVGVQERMRARIVADPAMAALDRALARDYRLPVLVSANVHGDEPEGTDALLRLVEDWAVSDDPEVMSTLETTRLHLLVTANPDGRVARTRANAAGFDLNRDLVTASQPETVALRDAIVRLQPVMLLDLHGYVNGTLVEPTTAPWTDTTELDLLLPHAWANALGVEEALRSLPHDEADGVRTPQIPLRDLEGGWDGWPPIFTPQYAALHGVVAQTVEVPLRINASEWGRPEEELRRRAAINTDVAEAAVTATLRYAVEHRAELLADHVEVFRRGAAGEEQRRPGPEVPVPVGERDWTTDLPRAYVLPAGDGQRSAPAAARLVDHLVANGVEVLRLTRPAEIGGTVHPAGSHVVDLHQARRGLAATFLGPGTDLSPRIEAMYDMSAWSHGLLWGATVVTVPAGTDLEVTGEPVATAAAPGSVAPSTRGWLLPLEDPADVQALTDLLADGVALEWLDDGSVLVPTDAGTAARAVAREHGVELDPAPAGASGEAVPDGLRLGVAGTPQERWACAEMGLTVETVGTAELNAGLDLSGLDALYVSDGLAWDELGAAARAELRAFVADGGGLVGRGRAGADLDAALDLLDVRAVQGRADANGIVAVDNADGPVAGGAPDHAFVYAPVWFTDLGEGVVAEQRLAAGTPLVSGHWRPDRTGSRGPDEAAGEALVVRGEDASTGARVVLLGSDPLFRAHPKGTYATVARALLWSALGD, encoded by the coding sequence ATGCCGTTGCGCCCGTCCGCCGGTGCCGTCCCGGGCCGCGGTCTGCTGGCCGTGGTCGCGGCGGCCGGCCTCGCGCTCGGTGCCACGGTGCTGGTCGGGGCGCCGTCGCCCGCCCCGGCGACGGCCGGCCCGCAGGTCGCGGCGCCCCCGTCCGAGCAGGCCCTCCCGGAGCCCCCGGTCGACGCCTCGGACGCCGCGCTGCGCCCCGGGCTCACGGCCTACCACGACGTCGCCCGGCGCCTCAACGCCGTCGCGGCACGTTCGGACCGGGTGACGACCGAGGTGGTCGGCCGCAGCGGGGAGGGTCGTGACCTGGTCCTCGTGACGCTGACCGCCCCCGAGACCCCGGAGCAGGTCGGCGTCCAGGAGCGGATGCGGGCGAGGATCGTGGCCGACCCGGCGATGGCCGCGCTCGACCGTGCGCTGGCCCGCGACTACCGGCTCCCCGTCCTGGTCAGCGCCAACGTCCACGGCGACGAGCCCGAGGGCACCGACGCACTGCTGCGGCTCGTGGAGGACTGGGCCGTCTCGGACGACCCGGAGGTGATGAGCACGCTGGAGACCACCCGCCTGCACCTGCTCGTCACCGCCAACCCCGACGGCCGGGTGGCCCGCACGCGCGCCAACGCCGCCGGTTTCGACCTCAACCGCGACCTGGTCACGGCCAGCCAGCCCGAGACGGTGGCGCTGCGCGACGCGATCGTGCGGCTGCAGCCGGTGATGCTCCTCGACCTGCACGGCTACGTCAACGGCACGCTGGTCGAGCCCACGACGGCCCCCTGGACCGACACCACCGAGCTCGACCTGCTGCTCCCCCACGCCTGGGCCAACGCGCTCGGCGTCGAGGAGGCGCTGCGCTCCCTCCCCCACGACGAGGCCGACGGGGTGCGCACGCCCCAGATCCCGCTGCGGGACCTCGAGGGCGGCTGGGACGGCTGGCCACCGATCTTCACACCGCAGTACGCCGCGCTCCACGGGGTCGTCGCGCAGACCGTCGAGGTGCCGCTGCGCATCAACGCCTCGGAGTGGGGCCGGCCGGAGGAGGAGCTCCGCCGCCGGGCCGCGATCAACACCGACGTCGCGGAGGCCGCGGTGACGGCCACCCTGCGCTACGCCGTCGAGCACCGCGCCGAGCTGCTGGCCGACCACGTCGAGGTCTTCCGCCGGGGCGCGGCGGGCGAGGAGCAGCGCCGGCCCGGGCCCGAGGTGCCGGTGCCGGTCGGCGAACGCGACTGGACCACCGACCTCCCCCGCGCCTACGTGCTCCCGGCCGGCGACGGCCAGCGCTCGGCGCCGGCGGCGGCCCGGCTGGTCGACCACCTCGTCGCCAACGGGGTCGAGGTCCTGCGGCTGACCCGGCCGGCGGAGATCGGCGGCACCGTCCACCCGGCGGGCAGCCACGTCGTCGACCTGCACCAGGCGCGGCGCGGCCTGGCCGCCACCTTCCTGGGGCCGGGCACCGACCTGTCGCCGCGGATCGAGGCGATGTACGACATGTCCGCCTGGAGCCACGGCCTGCTCTGGGGCGCCACGGTCGTGACGGTGCCGGCGGGCACGGACCTGGAGGTGACCGGCGAGCCGGTGGCAACCGCGGCCGCCCCGGGCTCGGTCGCACCGTCCACGCGCGGCTGGCTGCTCCCCCTCGAGGACCCCGCCGACGTGCAGGCGCTGACCGACCTGCTGGCGGACGGCGTCGCCCTGGAGTGGCTCGACGACGGGTCGGTCCTCGTGCCCACCGACGCCGGCACGGCCGCCCGTGCGGTGGCCAGGGAGCACGGCGTCGAGCTGGATCCCGCCCCGGCCGGTGCGTCCGGCGAGGCCGTCCCCGACGGTCTCCGGCTGGGCGTCGCCGGCACCCCGCAGGAGCGCTGGGCGTGCGCCGAGATGGGCCTGACGGTGGAGACGGTCGGCACGGCCGAGCTCAACGCCGGGCTCGACCTCTCCGGGCTCGACGCGCTCTACGTCTCCGACGGCCTGGCCTGGGACGAGCTGGGCGCCGCGGCCCGCGCCGAGCTGCGGGCCTTCGTCGCGGACGGCGGCGGCCTCGTGGGCCGCGGCCGGGCCGGTGCCGATCTCGACGCCGCCCTCGACCTGCTCGACGTCCGGGCCGTGCAGGGCCGGGCCGACGCCAACGGGATCGTCGCGGTCGACAACGCCGACGGCCCGGTGGCGGGCGGCGCCCCCGACCACGCCTTCGTCTACGCCCCCGTGTGGTTCACCGACCTGGGCGAGGGCGTCGTCGCCGAGCAGCGTCTGGCCGCCGGGACGCCGCTGGTGAGCGGCCACTGGCGTCCGGACCGCACCGGCTCGCGCGGGCCCGACGAGGCCGCCGGGGAGGCGCTCGTGGTGCGCGGCGAGGACGCCTCGACCGGGGCTCGGGTCGTGCTCCTCGGCTCCGACCCGCTCTTCCGGGCCCACCCCAAGGGCACCTACGCCACGGTGGCCCGCGCCCTGCTGTGGAGCGCGCTGGGCGACTGA
- a CDS encoding VOC family protein, translating into MSTDQRTAPTSATYRPAGYTSLTPLVVVSPAAEAVAFYEDVLGARVVTRMDGPDGRVWHCELELADGRLQLMDPNDQFSAVAGDPASDDARFSIAVYVPDVDATLARARERGARVREEAADFEVTGDRFASVQDPYGVRWTLMTRTAPRTDEEVQQALDAWAASMG; encoded by the coding sequence ATGAGCACCGACCAGCGCACCGCCCCCACCTCCGCGACCTACCGCCCCGCGGGATACACCTCGCTGACCCCCCTCGTGGTCGTCTCGCCCGCCGCCGAGGCCGTCGCGTTCTACGAGGACGTCCTCGGCGCCCGCGTCGTCACCCGGATGGACGGGCCGGACGGGCGGGTCTGGCACTGCGAGCTCGAGCTGGCGGACGGCCGGCTGCAGCTGATGGACCCGAACGACCAGTTCTCCGCGGTCGCGGGCGACCCCGCCTCGGACGACGCACGGTTCAGCATCGCGGTCTACGTGCCCGACGTCGACGCCACGCTGGCCCGGGCACGGGAGCGGGGCGCCCGCGTCCGTGAGGAAGCGGCCGACTTCGAGGTCACCGGCGACCGGTTCGCGTCCGTCCAGGACCCCTATGGCGTGCGCTGGACCCTCATGACCCGCACCGCCCCGCGGACGGACGAGGAGGTCCAGCAGGCGCTGGACGCCTGGGCGGCCTCGATGGGCTGA
- a CDS encoding flavohemoglobin expression-modulating QEGLA motif protein, producing the protein MTAGLSARDLAVDHTLAMLSANVRFILDVTPVDADAQRAEFVAGTLEEPSFTYRDLESDPDVLEAQLDHAPVEAVEDPTLADLLRGKDRELRLQLEMLRARGTEDFRQLSVELYGAVGPSLRKRAEDIVARLEVPEAGVELVHAEDFKLMADAEIELYREQDPDLGIHAEVRPDVSGVLVEGDTLLLGEDTAVAAERVEALLHHEVGTHLVTQVNGTGQPVRTLASGLAGYDETQEGLAVLAEVGCGGLTPFRLRQLAVRVLTVHRMLSGATFRESWTALRDAGIPEGAAYTTTMRIYRSGGLTKDVVYLRGLLDLLDHLRSGGDLELLFLGKFALRDLPLVRDLQNRGVLCPARLRPRWLLDPSAVDRLARAAATDDLTTLTERPVT; encoded by the coding sequence ATGACCGCAGGGCTGTCCGCCCGCGACCTTGCCGTCGACCACACGCTGGCCATGCTCTCGGCCAACGTGCGCTTCATCCTCGACGTGACCCCGGTCGACGCGGACGCCCAGCGGGCGGAGTTCGTCGCGGGCACGCTCGAGGAGCCGAGCTTCACCTACCGCGACCTGGAGTCGGACCCCGACGTGCTGGAGGCCCAGCTCGACCACGCCCCCGTGGAAGCGGTCGAGGACCCCACGCTCGCAGACCTGCTGCGCGGCAAGGACCGGGAGCTGCGGCTGCAGCTCGAGATGCTGCGCGCCCGGGGCACCGAGGACTTCCGCCAGCTGTCCGTCGAGCTCTACGGGGCCGTCGGGCCGTCGCTGCGGAAGCGGGCCGAGGACATCGTCGCGAGGCTCGAGGTGCCCGAGGCCGGCGTCGAGCTCGTGCACGCCGAGGACTTCAAGCTCATGGCCGACGCCGAGATCGAGCTCTACCGCGAGCAGGACCCTGACCTCGGCATCCACGCCGAGGTCAGGCCGGACGTGAGCGGCGTGCTCGTCGAGGGCGACACCCTCCTGCTGGGCGAGGACACCGCGGTGGCGGCCGAGCGGGTCGAGGCCCTGCTCCACCACGAGGTCGGCACCCACCTGGTCACCCAGGTCAACGGCACCGGCCAGCCCGTCCGCACCCTCGCCTCCGGCCTCGCCGGCTACGACGAGACCCAGGAGGGTCTGGCCGTGCTGGCCGAGGTCGGCTGCGGCGGCCTGACGCCCTTCCGCCTGCGCCAGCTCGCGGTGCGGGTGCTCACCGTCCACCGGATGCTCTCCGGCGCCACCTTCCGGGAGTCCTGGACCGCCCTGCGCGACGCCGGGATCCCTGAGGGTGCGGCCTACACCACCACCATGCGGATCTACCGCTCCGGAGGCCTGACCAAGGACGTCGTCTACCTGCGCGGCCTGCTCGACCTCCTCGACCACCTGCGCTCCGGGGGAGACCTGGAGCTGCTGTTCCTCGGCAAGTTCGCCCTGCGCGACCTGCCGCTGGTGCGGGACCTGCAGAACCGGGGGGTGCTGTGTCCCGCCCGGCTGCGGCCACGTTGGCTGCTCGACCCGTCCGCGGTCGACCGGCTCGCGCGCGCCGCCGCCACCGACGATCTGACCACCCTCACCGAAAGGCCCGTGACATGA
- a CDS encoding helix-turn-helix domain-containing protein translates to MALEDPRQARPRPAGVLWPARGQDVFDVGQLDLPAPLDLVASHYWWVRWRREESRPFRPQVLGHPVVHLTVEDAEGGTMHGHGMPSALVHGLVTRVFAVDLPPAGRVAGVAFHPGGLAALLGASVLALTDRVVRAEEVLGPDVAEVTRVVLAEPDETARRDALVADLTRRLEPVLERVAEDAAYTTVRAAVELMRAREHRTLAPVAEALHVSPRTLQRMFARYVGASPLWVLRRYRLQDAATAIDAGEADDLAALAADLGFADQAHLTRAFTTVIGVPPSAYRDRATG, encoded by the coding sequence GTGGCGCTTGAAGATCCGCGACAGGCCCGGCCCCGTCCCGCGGGCGTCCTCTGGCCGGCCCGCGGCCAGGACGTCTTCGACGTGGGGCAGCTCGACCTGCCCGCGCCGCTCGATCTCGTGGCGTCCCACTACTGGTGGGTGCGATGGCGGCGTGAGGAGTCCCGACCTTTCCGGCCCCAGGTGCTGGGCCACCCGGTCGTCCACCTGACGGTCGAGGACGCCGAGGGCGGCACCATGCACGGGCACGGTATGCCGTCCGCGCTGGTCCACGGGCTCGTCACCCGGGTCTTCGCCGTCGACCTCCCGCCGGCCGGACGGGTCGCGGGCGTCGCCTTCCACCCCGGCGGGCTCGCGGCGCTGCTAGGGGCGAGCGTCCTCGCACTGACGGACCGCGTCGTCCGGGCGGAGGAGGTCCTCGGACCGGACGTGGCCGAGGTCACCCGGGTGGTCCTCGCCGAGCCGGACGAGACCGCCCGGCGAGACGCCCTCGTCGCCGACCTGACGCGCCGGCTCGAGCCCGTCCTCGAGCGCGTGGCGGAGGACGCGGCCTATACAACGGTGCGGGCGGCTGTCGAGCTGATGCGGGCCCGGGAGCACCGCACGCTCGCGCCCGTGGCCGAGGCGCTCCACGTCTCGCCGCGGACGCTGCAGCGGATGTTCGCCCGCTACGTCGGCGCCTCGCCGTTGTGGGTGCTGCGCCGCTACCGGCTGCAGGACGCGGCGACGGCCATCGACGCCGGCGAGGCCGACGACCTCGCCGCGCTCGCCGCCGACCTCGGCTTCGCCGACCAGGCCCACCTCACGCGTGCCTTCACGACCGTGATCGGGGTGCCGCCGTCTGCCTACCGGGACCGCGCGACCGGCTGA
- a CDS encoding UTP--glucose-1-phosphate uridylyltransferase: MTPSPDALEAATAKMRAAGVADVAVDVFRQAWTELAQGRGGRIGEDEIEPVTELDSLADLDPDADPGALGRTAVIKLNGGLGTSMGMDRAKSLVTVREGRSFLELTIDQVRHARERSGARLPLVLMNSFRTRDDSREVLRQHPDLAVEGIDPDFLQSQEPKLLAEDLSPVSWPADPDLEWCPPGHGDLYPSLLSSGMLGQLRAAGFRYAMVSNSDNVGAAPSAAIADWFARSGAPLAMEVCRRTGADRKGGHLAVRRADGQLVLREKAQTAPEDAEAFGDVERHRYFNTNTLWLDLDRLAEVLEERGGVLGLPLIRNEKNVDPTDPSSPRVVQIETAMGSAIEVFEGATAIEVPRARFRPVKTTDDLLLLRSDCFELTDDAELRAVCDPLPLVTLGDHYTTLASFESRFPHGAPSLREAGSLTVEGDWTFGRSVRVVDDAVLPETPGARPVPDHAVVGPHGVRS, translated from the coding sequence GTGACCCCCTCACCCGACGCGCTGGAGGCCGCCACCGCCAAGATGCGGGCGGCCGGAGTGGCCGACGTGGCCGTGGACGTCTTCCGCCAGGCCTGGACCGAGCTCGCGCAGGGACGCGGCGGCAGGATCGGCGAGGACGAGATCGAGCCGGTGACCGAGCTCGACAGCCTCGCCGACCTCGACCCGGACGCCGACCCGGGTGCACTGGGACGGACCGCGGTGATCAAGCTCAACGGCGGCCTCGGCACGTCGATGGGCATGGACCGCGCCAAGTCGCTCGTCACCGTCCGCGAGGGCCGCTCCTTCCTGGAGCTGACGATCGACCAGGTGCGGCACGCCCGGGAGCGCTCCGGCGCCCGCCTGCCGCTGGTGCTCATGAACTCCTTCCGCACCCGCGACGACAGCCGGGAGGTGCTGCGCCAGCACCCCGACCTCGCGGTCGAGGGCATCGACCCCGACTTCCTCCAGAGCCAGGAGCCCAAGCTGCTGGCCGAGGACCTCTCGCCGGTCTCCTGGCCCGCCGACCCCGATCTCGAGTGGTGCCCGCCGGGTCACGGCGACCTCTACCCGTCCCTGCTCTCGTCGGGGATGCTCGGCCAGCTGCGCGCGGCCGGTTTCCGCTACGCGATGGTGAGCAACTCCGACAACGTGGGGGCCGCCCCCTCGGCGGCGATCGCGGACTGGTTCGCCCGCAGCGGCGCTCCCCTGGCGATGGAGGTATGCCGTCGCACGGGGGCCGACCGCAAGGGCGGGCATCTGGCAGTGCGACGTGCCGACGGACAGCTGGTGCTGCGGGAGAAGGCGCAGACCGCGCCCGAGGACGCCGAGGCCTTCGGCGACGTCGAGCGGCACCGCTACTTCAACACCAACACGCTCTGGCTGGACCTCGACCGCCTGGCCGAGGTGCTCGAGGAGCGCGGCGGCGTGCTGGGCCTGCCGCTCATCCGCAACGAGAAGAACGTCGACCCGACGGACCCCTCGTCGCCCAGGGTCGTGCAGATCGAGACCGCGATGGGGTCGGCGATCGAGGTCTTCGAGGGCGCGACCGCGATCGAGGTGCCGCGGGCCCGCTTCCGCCCGGTCAAGACCACCGACGACCTGCTGCTGCTGCGCTCGGACTGCTTCGAGCTGACCGACGACGCCGAGCTGCGGGCGGTCTGCGACCCCCTGCCGCTGGTCACCCTCGGCGACCACTACACGACGCTGGCGTCCTTCGAGAGCCGCTTCCCCCACGGCGCCCCGTCGCTGCGGGAGGCCGGCTCGCTGACCGTCGAGGGCGACTGGACCTTCGGACGGTCCGTGCGCGTGGTCGACGACGCCGTGCTGCCGGAGACGCCCGGGGCGCGGCCCGTGCCCGACCACGCCGTGGTCGGGCCGCACGGCGTGCGCTCCTGA
- a CDS encoding Bax inhibitor-1/YccA family membrane protein: MAVNPVFSRIDKESAQRGYAGFGAQQGGYGAPQGAPTLPPPGYGRGPTETLTDEQLRDMYAQAPAGPAQTGRLTLDDVVMKTLMLFGVVLVVTAATWFFVGAQPEIAMPVWLLGMFGSLGLSFAIGFSKKVNVPLILVHAVLQGLFLGAVSVTFNAVYPGVVTTAVVATMATFAGMFIGWKAGFIKVTSKSRRIFGMMAMGYLVFLLVNLAASFMGFGDGWGIYGGPLGILVSLFGVGLASYSLAVDFDSIDRAVAGGAPEKYSWLLGHGLVATLVWLYIEFLRLFSILQND, translated from the coding sequence ATGGCCGTCAACCCGGTCTTCAGCCGCATCGACAAGGAGTCGGCCCAGCGAGGGTACGCCGGTTTCGGCGCCCAGCAGGGCGGCTACGGCGCCCCTCAGGGTGCCCCCACCCTCCCGCCCCCCGGCTACGGGCGCGGACCCACCGAGACCCTGACCGACGAGCAGCTGCGCGACATGTACGCCCAGGCTCCGGCCGGCCCGGCACAGACCGGCCGCCTGACGCTGGACGACGTCGTCATGAAGACGCTCATGCTCTTCGGCGTCGTGCTCGTCGTCACTGCCGCGACCTGGTTCTTCGTCGGCGCGCAGCCGGAGATCGCCATGCCCGTGTGGCTGCTCGGCATGTTCGGCTCGCTCGGCCTGAGCTTCGCCATCGGCTTCTCCAAGAAGGTCAACGTCCCGCTGATCCTCGTGCACGCCGTGCTCCAGGGCCTCTTCCTGGGTGCCGTGAGCGTGACCTTCAACGCCGTCTACCCGGGCGTGGTCACCACCGCGGTCGTCGCGACGATGGCGACCTTCGCGGGCATGTTCATCGGCTGGAAGGCCGGCTTCATCAAGGTCACCAGCAAGTCGCGCCGCATCTTCGGGATGATGGCGATGGGCTACCTGGTCTTCCTGCTCGTCAACCTGGCCGCCTCGTTCATGGGCTTCGGCGACGGCTGGGGCATCTACGGCGGCCCGCTGGGCATCCTGGTCTCGCTCTTCGGCGTCGGCCTGGCGTCCTACTCGCTGGCCGTCGACTTCGACTCGATCGACCGCGCGGTCGCCGGCGGCGCCCCGGAGAAGTACTCCTGGCTGCTCGGCCACGGCCTCGTCGCGACGCTGGTCTGGCTCTACATCGAGTTCCTGCGTCTGTTCTCGATCCTGCAGAACGACTGA
- a CDS encoding N-formylglutamate amidohydrolase, whose amino-acid sequence MTNAHTLEGEWSGQLVATAIHTGHDLRPEVAAAMVLPEDVRLREEDPFTDVIGSAAPARVIAHRSRFEVDLNRPRDTAVYRTPEDCWGLDVWRTDPLDDEIVRGSLEVYDRFYADLGGRLDEVAARGPFVVYDVHSYNHRRDGADAEPDDPAENPEVNLGTGTVDERFRPVVEAFSTSLSQQEVAGHRLDVRENVKFEGRALAWWVHERYAGRGVCLALEFKKTFMDEWTGVPDEDRLAQLRDALGATHEPVLEALRRLGR is encoded by the coding sequence ATGACGAACGCCCACACCCTTGAGGGTGAGTGGTCCGGCCAGCTGGTCGCCACCGCCATCCACACCGGGCACGACCTGCGGCCCGAGGTGGCCGCCGCGATGGTCCTGCCCGAGGACGTCCGCCTGCGCGAGGAGGACCCCTTCACCGACGTGATCGGCTCGGCCGCCCCGGCACGCGTGATCGCGCACCGGTCCCGCTTCGAGGTCGACCTCAACCGTCCCCGTGACACCGCCGTCTACCGCACCCCCGAGGACTGCTGGGGCCTGGACGTCTGGCGCACCGACCCGCTCGACGACGAGATCGTCCGCGGCAGCCTGGAGGTCTACGACCGCTTCTACGCCGACCTGGGCGGGCGTCTCGACGAGGTCGCGGCCCGCGGGCCCTTCGTCGTCTACGACGTGCACTCCTACAACCACCGCCGCGACGGTGCCGACGCCGAGCCCGACGACCCGGCCGAGAACCCCGAGGTCAACCTCGGCACCGGGACCGTCGACGAGCGCTTCCGCCCCGTCGTCGAGGCCTTCTCCACCTCCCTGTCGCAGCAGGAGGTGGCCGGGCACCGGCTCGACGTCCGCGAGAACGTGAAGTTCGAGGGCCGCGCGCTGGCCTGGTGGGTGCACGAGCGCTACGCGGGCCGGGGCGTGTGCCTGGCACTGGAGTTCAAGAAGACCTTCATGGACGAGTGGACGGGCGTCCCGGACGAGGACCGACTCGCCCAGCTGCGGGACGCGCTCGGCGCCACCCACGAGCCGGTGCTGGAGGCGCTGCGCCGGCTGGGTCGATGA
- a CDS encoding glutathione synthetase: MKIAFVVNDVSTEQPYYTTTRLAMSAANLGHETWVLGMGDFGYEPDGSLGALARGGADKTYRSLERYLEDVQRPESEKRIALSDFDVVMLRSDPADEDAAWANNAGVGFGELMTSSGVLVVNDPSSLAKALSKAYFQHFPEAVRPRTLISRDETRIADFVDELGGRAVLKPLQGSGGSGVFMVNKKESPNLSQIIEAIARDGYVVAQEYLPDAKDGDVRMFVMNGEPLTVDGQIAAFRRKSAGDDIRSNMSAGGKAVAVNVTDEMLALVEAVRPKLVADGMFLVGLDIVGDKLMEVNVFSPGGLGSCQELYGVDFAPAIIKDLERKVKMRGHYGPQLGNRSLATL, from the coding sequence ATGAAGATCGCCTTCGTCGTCAACGACGTGTCCACCGAGCAGCCCTACTACACCACCACCCGCCTGGCCATGAGCGCCGCCAACCTCGGCCACGAGACATGGGTGCTGGGGATGGGCGACTTCGGCTACGAGCCGGACGGCTCCCTCGGCGCCCTCGCCCGCGGCGGCGCCGACAAGACCTACCGCTCCCTCGAGCGCTACCTCGAGGACGTCCAGCGTCCCGAGAGCGAGAAGCGGATCGCGCTGAGCGACTTCGACGTCGTCATGCTCCGCAGCGACCCCGCGGACGAGGACGCGGCCTGGGCCAACAACGCCGGCGTCGGCTTCGGCGAGCTCATGACCTCCAGCGGAGTGCTCGTGGTCAACGACCCGAGCAGCCTCGCCAAGGCGCTGTCCAAGGCCTACTTCCAGCACTTCCCCGAGGCGGTGCGGCCGCGCACGCTCATCTCGCGCGACGAGACCCGGATCGCCGACTTCGTCGACGAGCTCGGCGGCAGGGCGGTGCTCAAGCCGCTGCAGGGCTCCGGCGGCTCCGGGGTCTTCATGGTCAACAAGAAGGAGTCGCCCAACCTGTCGCAGATCATCGAGGCGATCGCCCGGGACGGGTATGTCGTGGCGCAGGAGTACCTGCCCGACGCCAAGGACGGCGACGTCCGGATGTTCGTCATGAACGGCGAACCGCTGACCGTCGACGGCCAGATCGCCGCCTTCCGCCGCAAGAGCGCCGGCGACGACATCCGGTCCAACATGTCCGCGGGCGGCAAGGCCGTGGCCGTGAACGTAACCGACGAGATGCTCGCCCTCGTCGAGGCGGTGCGTCCCAAGCTGGTCGCCGACGGCATGTTCCTCGTCGGGCTCGACATCGTCGGCGACAAGCTCATGGAGGTCAACGTCTTCAGCCCCGGCGGGCTGGGCAGCTGCCAGGAGCTCTACGGCGTCGACTTCGCCCCGGCGATCATCAAGGACCTGGAGCGCAAGGTGAAGATGCGCGGGCACTACGGCCCGCAGCTGGGCAACCGCTCGCTCGCCACCCTCTGA